A part of Terriglobus roseus genomic DNA contains:
- a CDS encoding GNAT family N-acetyltransferase translates to MPSASVRKARLQDAANIFELVNSLSGDGTLLRRQYAEICENVRDFYVAESEGGVFLGCGALHLYGPHLAEVRSIVMKPEAKGQGAGGMLLKALLQEAEDHGVQTVCLFTRIPDFFFRYGFRTTMDRTALPDKIYKDCQKCPRLHACDEVAMLRGPVPRVAVLGPAKIKQPELVPLQIAFTGTDH, encoded by the coding sequence ATGCCCTCGGCTAGTGTTCGAAAGGCGCGTCTACAGGACGCGGCCAACATCTTCGAACTGGTCAACTCGCTCTCCGGCGACGGTACGCTACTGCGCCGCCAATACGCGGAGATATGCGAAAACGTACGTGACTTTTATGTTGCCGAAAGCGAAGGCGGTGTCTTTCTCGGCTGCGGCGCGCTGCATCTGTACGGCCCGCATCTGGCTGAAGTGCGCTCCATCGTGATGAAGCCAGAGGCCAAGGGACAAGGCGCGGGTGGCATGCTGCTGAAGGCCCTTCTTCAGGAAGCGGAAGACCACGGCGTGCAAACCGTCTGCCTGTTCACGCGCATTCCTGACTTCTTCTTCCGCTACGGCTTCCGCACCACGATGGATCGGACCGCGTTGCCGGACAAAATCTACAAAGATTGCCAGAAGTGCCCGCGTCTGCACGCATGCGACGAAGTGGCGATGTTGCGCGGCCCAGTTCCTCGCGTTGCAGTTCTTGGCCCTGCCAAAATTAAGCAACCGGAGCTGGTTCCACTCCAGATTGCCTTCACAGGCA
- the argH gene encoding argininosuccinate lyase, producing MANEANKMWSGRFREPLNKAFEQWQRSFPFDWRLLPQEAAASKAHAKTIAAAGILTNAELQSILNGLDSLADDFANERLNLKSDVPEDIHHFVELELKERIGIVALKLHTGRSRNEQIATDLRLYVRSALDRAIANLAAWAASLLALAQSAGEHAMPSYTHLQRAEPVLVAHWLMAYFEMAMRDITRLQDARARMNFCPLGSGPIAGATLKLDRTIAAKELGFTAPTANSMDATSDRDFALEFAQTAATIGLHLSRFAEEITLHATAEFGFIELPEAFSTGSSAMPQKKNPDLTELVRGKSGRLLGAATTFATIIKGLPLAYNKDMQETQEATFEVAETLDGMLPLLAPFTAALQFRFDRMENAATHGYLNAMAAATYLVYKGVPFRTAHEKIGNAVRFALDTNRELNDLNVEELKQFGEEFGDDFQQAITLEATLDCHDVIGGTAIHQVKESLASAQKRIEELKRQMETEHALG from the coding sequence ATGGCGAACGAAGCAAACAAGATGTGGTCAGGCCGTTTCCGCGAGCCGTTGAACAAAGCATTCGAGCAGTGGCAGCGTTCGTTCCCATTTGATTGGCGCTTGTTGCCACAGGAAGCTGCGGCCAGCAAGGCGCATGCAAAGACTATTGCTGCCGCAGGCATCCTCACCAATGCTGAGTTGCAGTCCATTCTGAATGGGCTCGACTCACTCGCGGATGACTTCGCAAACGAGCGTCTGAACCTGAAGAGCGATGTTCCCGAAGACATTCATCACTTCGTAGAACTTGAACTGAAGGAACGCATCGGCATCGTTGCGCTGAAGCTGCACACCGGCCGTAGCCGCAACGAACAGATCGCTACCGACTTGCGCCTGTATGTTCGCAGTGCACTTGACCGCGCAATCGCGAATCTTGCAGCATGGGCTGCTTCCCTGCTCGCGCTCGCTCAATCTGCGGGCGAACATGCAATGCCAAGCTACACGCATCTGCAGCGTGCAGAACCTGTTCTGGTTGCGCATTGGCTCATGGCTTACTTTGAAATGGCCATGCGCGACATCACGCGTCTGCAGGATGCACGCGCACGCATGAACTTCTGCCCGCTCGGTTCCGGCCCGATCGCGGGCGCAACGCTTAAGCTGGATCGCACCATCGCCGCAAAGGAACTCGGCTTCACTGCTCCGACCGCGAACAGCATGGATGCAACCAGTGACCGTGACTTCGCACTGGAGTTTGCGCAAACCGCAGCAACCATCGGCCTGCATCTGTCGCGCTTCGCAGAAGAGATCACGTTGCATGCAACCGCAGAGTTCGGATTCATCGAACTTCCTGAAGCATTCAGCACCGGTTCATCTGCTATGCCGCAGAAGAAGAACCCCGATCTGACTGAGCTGGTACGCGGCAAGAGCGGACGTCTGCTCGGCGCAGCAACCACCTTTGCCACCATCATCAAAGGACTTCCGTTGGCCTACAACAAGGACATGCAGGAGACGCAGGAAGCCACCTTTGAAGTTGCCGAAACGCTGGATGGAATGCTGCCGCTGCTTGCTCCGTTTACCGCGGCACTTCAGTTTCGTTTCGACCGCATGGAGAACGCTGCAACACACGGCTATCTGAATGCGATGGCTGCTGCAACGTATCTGGTTTACAAAGGTGTTCCGTTCCGCACAGCGCATGAGAAGATCGGCAATGCAGTTCGTTTCGCGCTCGATACGAACCGCGAACTGAATGATCTGAACGTGGAAGAGTTAAAGCAGTTCGGTGAAGAGTTCGGCGATGACTTCCAGCAAGCCATCACGCTGGAAGCGACATTGGACTGCCACGACGTTATCGGTGGCACGGCGATCCACCAGGTAAAAGAATCACTCGCTTCGGCGCAGAAGAGGATTGAAGAACTCAAGCGCCAGATGGAGACAGAACATGCCCTCGGCTAG
- the argG gene encoding argininosuccinate synthase, translating into MSVILESLPTGQKVGIAFSGGLDTSAALHWMKQKGAIPYAYTANLGQPDESDYDAIPRKALEYGAEKARLIDCRAQLVREGIAALQSGAFHVTTAGVTYFNTTPIGRAVTGTMLVTAMKEDDVNIWGDGSTYKGNDIERFYRYGLLVNPDLKVYKPWLDATFIDELGGRKEMSEFLIRSGFDYKMSTEKAYSTDSNILGATHEAKDLEFLNSSMKIVAPIMGTAFWRDDVDVKREQVSVRFEEGTPVALNGKEYNDPVELMLVANRIGGRHGLGMSDQIENRIIEAKSRGIYEAPGLALLFIAYERLITGIHNEDTIEQYRENGRKLGRLLYQGRWFDPQAIMLREASQRWVARPVTGEVTLELRRGNDYSILNTESPNLTFAPERLSMEKTESSFSPRDRIGQLTMRNLDITDTRAKLATYAASGLISLSSGSEMPKLKGAEEA; encoded by the coding sequence ATGTCCGTCATTCTCGAATCGCTTCCCACCGGCCAGAAGGTCGGCATCGCTTTCTCCGGCGGCCTGGATACCTCCGCGGCTCTGCACTGGATGAAGCAGAAGGGTGCAATCCCCTACGCCTACACCGCGAATCTGGGACAGCCGGATGAATCCGATTACGACGCGATCCCGCGCAAGGCGCTGGAGTACGGCGCAGAGAAGGCTCGACTGATCGATTGCCGTGCGCAACTTGTCCGTGAAGGCATCGCCGCATTACAGTCCGGCGCATTCCACGTCACCACGGCTGGCGTCACTTACTTCAACACCACGCCCATTGGCCGCGCCGTTACTGGCACAATGTTGGTCACGGCGATGAAGGAAGACGACGTCAACATCTGGGGCGACGGTTCCACCTACAAGGGCAACGACATCGAGCGTTTTTATCGCTACGGCCTGCTCGTGAACCCGGACCTGAAGGTGTACAAGCCTTGGCTGGACGCCACGTTCATCGATGAACTGGGTGGCCGCAAGGAGATGAGTGAGTTCCTTATCCGCTCTGGCTTCGATTACAAAATGTCGACGGAGAAGGCGTACTCCACGGACTCCAACATCCTGGGCGCAACGCACGAAGCCAAAGATCTCGAGTTCCTGAATAGCTCGATGAAGATTGTCGCGCCCATCATGGGCACGGCGTTCTGGCGCGACGATGTGGATGTGAAGCGTGAACAGGTAAGCGTCCGTTTTGAAGAAGGCACTCCTGTTGCGTTGAACGGCAAGGAATACAACGACCCCGTGGAATTGATGCTGGTGGCCAACCGCATTGGCGGACGCCACGGTCTCGGCATGTCTGACCAGATCGAAAACCGCATCATCGAAGCAAAGAGCCGCGGCATCTATGAGGCGCCGGGTCTTGCACTGCTCTTCATCGCGTATGAGCGCCTGATCACCGGCATCCACAATGAAGACACGATTGAACAGTACCGCGAAAATGGCCGCAAGCTGGGCCGCCTGCTCTACCAGGGCCGCTGGTTCGATCCGCAAGCGATCATGCTGCGTGAAGCTTCGCAGCGCTGGGTTGCGCGTCCTGTCACTGGCGAAGTCACGTTGGAACTGCGCCGGGGCAACGACTACTCAATCCTGAACACGGAGAGCCCCAACCTGACGTTTGCTCCTGAGCGTCTATCGATGGAGAAGACGGAATCATCGTTCTCTCCGCGCGACCGCATTGGCCAGCTCACCATGCGGAACCTGGACATCACGGACACGCGTGCCAAGCTAGCGACGTACGCTGCCAGCGGCCTCATCTCTCTGAGCAGCGGCTCAGAGATGCCCAAGCTCAAAGGTGCGGAAGAAGCGTAA
- the argF gene encoding ornithine carbamoyltransferase has product MGSKTVVMGGTSGASDVLDMPKPKVALGIQSDAGFTEAAKSLRGRDLCSMSDLSVQELAAIMELAHAVKAHPEDFKHALDGKQMVLIFEKASLRTRLTFEAAINTLGGNAIFYDQTQSPLGERESLSDVAHNLERWMNVIVLRTYAHETVTEIADISKVPVINALSDYEHPCQAITDFMTIEERFGTAEGVKFTYVGDGNNVCNSLMLCGALLGAHMTIATPKGYEPKLEIIHKTMAIAEDTGATITLTHDPIKAVEGADAIYTDVCISMGQENETTKRTPIFKPYQVNEALMAHATDHTIFMHCLPAHRGQEVTDAVIDSEQSVVFDQAENRMHSQKALLLMLLGGAKRIPRDRGVNGKRRRTLA; this is encoded by the coding sequence ATGGGTAGCAAGACAGTTGTTATGGGAGGCACTTCAGGCGCTTCCGACGTACTCGATATGCCAAAGCCGAAGGTTGCGCTTGGCATTCAATCCGACGCAGGTTTCACCGAAGCAGCGAAGAGTCTGCGCGGTCGGGACCTCTGTTCCATGAGCGACCTTTCCGTACAGGAACTGGCTGCCATCATGGAGCTGGCGCACGCAGTCAAGGCGCATCCGGAAGATTTCAAACACGCGCTGGATGGCAAGCAGATGGTGCTGATCTTTGAAAAGGCATCGCTGCGTACACGCCTCACCTTTGAAGCAGCCATCAACACGCTTGGCGGCAACGCAATTTTCTACGACCAGACACAGTCGCCGCTCGGCGAGCGTGAATCGCTCTCAGACGTGGCGCATAACCTGGAACGCTGGATGAATGTTATTGTCCTGCGCACCTATGCGCACGAGACAGTCACCGAGATCGCCGACATCAGCAAGGTTCCCGTGATCAATGCACTCAGCGATTACGAGCATCCCTGCCAGGCCATCACGGACTTCATGACCATTGAAGAACGCTTTGGCACAGCAGAAGGTGTGAAGTTCACCTACGTTGGGGACGGCAACAATGTGTGCAATTCGTTGATGCTCTGCGGCGCTCTGTTGGGCGCACACATGACCATCGCAACTCCCAAAGGCTACGAACCGAAGTTGGAGATCATTCACAAGACGATGGCCATCGCCGAGGACACCGGCGCAACCATCACTCTGACGCATGATCCCATCAAGGCAGTAGAGGGCGCAGATGCAATCTACACAGACGTCTGCATCTCCATGGGCCAGGAAAATGAGACCACCAAGCGCACGCCGATCTTCAAGCCCTATCAAGTAAATGAAGCTCTGATGGCGCATGCCACGGATCACACCATCTTCATGCACTGCCTGCCCGCACATCGCGGACAGGAGGTGACGGATGCCGTCATCGACAGTGAACAGTCGGTGGTCTTCGATCAGGCAGAAAACCGTATGCACTCGCAGAAGGCGTTGTTGCTGATGCTTCTGGGCGGAGCAAAGCGTATTCCACGCGACCGCGGCGTAAACGGCAAGCGCCGTCGGACCCTCGCATAG
- a CDS encoding aspartate aminotransferase family protein, translated as MNKFNQHDDIILNGGAADMNLVATQAAEKKLLLQTYDRHPILLTRGEGVHLFDDAGNRYLDLLSGIGVSALGYGHPAITKAIHEQTATLLHTSNLFYHQGTATLAVKLTEITGMDRVFFCNSGTEAWEAALKLARAHAGVLRAEGKNIGTRFIAMEHSFHGRTMGSVATTHKQKYREPFNPVMPDVIFVPFNDVDALRAAFDENVCAIALECLQGEGGIHPVSKEFLSAARALCDRSGALLLCDEIQSGMGRTGKWTMYQHYGIQPDVTTLAKPIAGGLPMGAMLCTEEAARAITPGMHGTTFGGGPLACAVAIAVIDEIQQSRLLAHVTEVGDYFIAQLRALATGHDSVLEVRGAGFMIGVEMKSAEIAKEVADKMLFERHILINRTSETVLRFLPPYLITKADVDETIAALSSLIADAETAQAALAEEQVHG; from the coding sequence ATGAACAAATTCAATCAGCACGACGACATCATCCTTAACGGAGGCGCAGCAGACATGAACCTTGTTGCTACCCAGGCCGCGGAGAAGAAGCTCCTGCTTCAGACCTATGACCGTCACCCGATTCTCCTCACGCGCGGCGAAGGCGTGCACCTGTTTGATGATGCTGGGAACCGATATCTGGACTTACTGAGTGGCATCGGTGTGTCCGCGCTTGGCTACGGCCATCCTGCGATCACCAAGGCTATCCACGAGCAGACTGCGACCCTGCTTCATACGTCGAACCTTTTCTATCACCAGGGCACTGCCACGCTTGCTGTCAAGCTGACAGAGATCACCGGCATGGATCGCGTCTTCTTCTGCAACAGCGGCACGGAAGCGTGGGAAGCTGCGTTGAAGCTGGCCCGTGCGCACGCAGGTGTTTTGCGCGCCGAAGGCAAGAACATTGGTACGCGTTTCATTGCCATGGAGCACAGCTTCCACGGCCGTACCATGGGCTCCGTTGCCACGACGCACAAGCAGAAGTATCGCGAGCCGTTTAACCCGGTGATGCCGGACGTCATCTTCGTTCCGTTTAATGATGTGGATGCACTGCGTGCAGCCTTCGACGAGAACGTGTGCGCGATTGCGTTGGAGTGCCTACAGGGCGAGGGTGGTATTCACCCCGTCTCGAAGGAGTTCCTCTCTGCCGCACGTGCACTGTGTGACCGCAGCGGCGCTCTGCTGCTCTGTGACGAGATTCAGAGCGGTATGGGTCGCACCGGCAAGTGGACGATGTATCAGCACTACGGCATTCAGCCGGATGTGACCACGCTGGCCAAGCCGATTGCAGGTGGCCTGCCGATGGGTGCAATGCTGTGCACAGAAGAAGCTGCGCGCGCCATCACGCCAGGCATGCACGGCACCACTTTTGGTGGAGGGCCGCTGGCTTGCGCTGTTGCGATCGCCGTCATTGATGAGATTCAGCAGTCACGTCTTCTCGCGCATGTAACCGAAGTGGGTGATTATTTCATCGCGCAGCTTCGTGCGCTTGCTACGGGACATGACAGCGTGTTGGAAGTGCGCGGTGCCGGCTTCATGATCGGTGTTGAAATGAAGTCTGCGGAGATCGCAAAAGAGGTTGCGGACAAGATGCTGTTTGAACGGCACATTCTGATCAACCGCACCAGCGAAACCGTGCTGCGCTTCCTTCCTCCCTATCTGATTACGAAGGCGGATGTTGACGAAACGATTGCTGCATTGAGCAGCCTCATTGCAGATGCTGAGACGGCACAGGCCGCACTCGCAGAGGAACAGGTCCATGGGTAG